From a single Herbiconiux sp. SALV-R1 genomic region:
- a CDS encoding glucosidase, producing MSIDEPGAERRRLAEADAAEPGAQGAWRDWGPYLAERAWGTVREDYSASGDAWRFFPHDDARSRSYRWNEDGMAGFCDEQQRWCLGLALWNGVDPILKERMFGLAGPEGNHGEDAKEYWWYLDATPSHSWQRWRYHYPQSAFPYEQLVEENARRGKDEPEFELADTGVFDDDRFWVVSVDYAKASAHDLLMTVTVENAGPDEASIHVLPSLWLRDTWSWDLEQPPRPRLRTADGEPGAVVAELPGDDDLLLRLDPAGADHTDRLLFCENESNRARLYDESATTPYPKDGIGDHVVSGAPTVNPAGEGSKAAFHRILTVPPGGSRELRLRLTRRADAPAAPTAFADFSATIATRRAEADEFYASVLPAQADEEERRIARQAFAGLLWSKQFYHFDVRRWLAGDPTSPPPPHGRGAVRNGDWRHLSSHDVILMPDPWEYPWFAAWDLAFHCVTLAHIDPEFAKRQLVLILREWYMHPNGQLPAYEWDFGDVNPPIEAWAALRVFEIDGSRDFHFLSRIFHKLLMNFTWWTNNKDHGDNNLFEGGFMGLDNIAPLDRSTLPPEVGTLEQADATGWMATYALHLLDMALLLTAHDPAYEDVATKFLEHFLAIAGSANEAGLWDDTDAFYYDVLHLADGRDVPMKVRSLVGLVPVTASLVFEREKMGELDEFVRRGAAFLERHPGYRSLVHIRRGADGVKSLLAFVTPEKLERVLTGVVDEQRMLSPYGIRSISAWHREHPFRVEVDGVEAVVDYEPGESTSGLFGGNSNWRGPVWFPLNVLIIESLRGYDVSLGERHTVEYPAGSGVQHSFGEVADDLAKRLVSLFRRTPDGGPRPADARYPLLSEHPRWRENIAFYEYFHGDTGQGLGASHQTGWTALVAHLIVTRRH from the coding sequence ATGAGCATCGACGAACCGGGGGCCGAGCGGCGGAGGCTCGCCGAGGCGGATGCCGCCGAGCCGGGGGCGCAGGGGGCGTGGCGCGACTGGGGCCCGTACCTCGCCGAGCGCGCCTGGGGCACCGTGCGCGAGGATTACTCCGCGAGCGGCGACGCGTGGCGGTTCTTCCCGCACGACGACGCGCGGTCGCGCAGCTACCGGTGGAACGAAGACGGCATGGCGGGCTTCTGCGACGAGCAGCAGCGCTGGTGCCTGGGGCTCGCGCTGTGGAACGGGGTCGACCCGATCCTCAAGGAACGGATGTTCGGGCTGGCCGGCCCCGAGGGCAACCACGGCGAAGACGCCAAGGAGTACTGGTGGTACCTCGACGCCACCCCCTCGCACTCGTGGCAGCGCTGGCGGTACCACTACCCGCAGTCCGCGTTCCCCTACGAGCAGCTGGTGGAGGAGAACGCCCGCCGCGGCAAGGACGAGCCCGAGTTCGAGCTCGCCGACACCGGCGTGTTCGACGACGACCGGTTCTGGGTGGTCAGCGTCGACTACGCCAAGGCCAGCGCCCACGACCTGCTCATGACCGTGACCGTCGAGAACGCGGGCCCCGACGAGGCGAGCATCCACGTGCTGCCGAGCCTGTGGCTGCGCGACACCTGGAGCTGGGACCTCGAGCAGCCCCCGCGGCCCCGCCTCCGCACCGCCGACGGCGAGCCCGGCGCGGTCGTCGCCGAGCTCCCCGGCGACGACGACCTGCTGCTGCGCCTCGACCCCGCGGGCGCCGACCACACCGATCGCCTGCTGTTCTGCGAGAACGAGAGCAACCGCGCCCGCCTCTACGACGAATCCGCCACCACCCCGTACCCCAAAGACGGCATCGGCGACCACGTCGTCTCGGGCGCGCCCACCGTGAACCCGGCTGGCGAGGGCAGCAAGGCCGCGTTCCACCGCATCCTCACTGTCCCGCCCGGCGGGAGCCGCGAGCTGCGCCTGAGGCTCACCCGACGAGCGGATGCTCCTGCCGCACCAACCGCGTTCGCCGACTTCTCCGCCACGATCGCGACGCGACGGGCCGAGGCCGACGAGTTCTACGCATCCGTTCTCCCCGCCCAGGCCGACGAGGAGGAACGCCGCATCGCCCGCCAGGCCTTCGCGGGTCTGCTCTGGTCAAAGCAGTTCTACCACTTCGACGTGCGCCGCTGGCTCGCCGGCGACCCCACCTCGCCGCCCCCTCCGCACGGCCGCGGAGCCGTGCGCAACGGCGACTGGCGGCACCTGTCGAGCCACGACGTCATCCTCATGCCCGACCCCTGGGAGTACCCGTGGTTCGCCGCCTGGGACCTCGCCTTCCACTGCGTCACCCTCGCCCACATCGACCCCGAGTTCGCCAAGCGGCAGCTCGTGCTCATCCTGCGCGAGTGGTACATGCACCCGAACGGTCAGCTCCCCGCCTACGAGTGGGACTTCGGTGACGTGAACCCGCCGATCGAGGCGTGGGCGGCGCTCCGCGTGTTCGAGATCGACGGGTCGCGCGACTTCCACTTCCTCAGCCGCATCTTCCACAAGCTGCTGATGAACTTCACCTGGTGGACGAACAACAAAGACCACGGTGACAACAACCTGTTCGAGGGCGGCTTCATGGGCCTCGACAACATCGCCCCCCTCGACCGCTCGACCCTGCCGCCCGAGGTCGGCACCCTCGAGCAGGCCGACGCCACCGGCTGGATGGCGACCTACGCGCTGCACCTGCTCGACATGGCGCTGCTGCTCACCGCTCACGACCCGGCCTACGAAGACGTGGCGACGAAGTTCCTCGAGCATTTTTTGGCGATCGCCGGCAGCGCCAACGAGGCGGGGTTGTGGGACGACACCGACGCCTTCTACTACGACGTGCTGCACCTCGCCGACGGTCGCGACGTGCCGATGAAGGTGCGGTCGCTGGTGGGCCTCGTCCCGGTGACGGCCTCGCTGGTGTTCGAGCGCGAGAAGATGGGCGAGCTCGACGAGTTCGTGCGCCGCGGCGCCGCCTTCCTCGAGCGCCACCCCGGCTACCGCTCGCTCGTGCACATCCGCCGCGGTGCCGACGGGGTGAAGAGCCTGCTCGCCTTCGTGACGCCCGAGAAGCTCGAGCGCGTGCTCACGGGCGTGGTCGACGAGCAGCGGATGCTGTCACCCTACGGAATCCGGAGCATCTCTGCCTGGCACCGCGAGCATCCGTTCCGGGTCGAGGTCGACGGGGTGGAGGCGGTCGTCGACTACGAGCCGGGGGAGTCGACCTCGGGCCTGTTCGGCGGCAACTCGAACTGGCGGGGGCCGGTGTGGTTCCCGCTCAACGTGCTCATCATCGAGTCGCTGCGCGGGTACGACGTGAGTCTCGGGGAGCGGCACACCGTGGAGTACCCGGCCGGGTCGGGCGTGCAGCACAGCTTCGGCGAGGTGGCCGACGACCTGGCGAAGCGGCTGGTGTCGCTGTTCAGGCGAACACCCGACGGGGGGCCGAGGCCGGCGGATGCGCGGTATCCGCTGCTCTCGGAGCATCCGCGGTGGCGGGAGAACATCGCGTTCTACGAGTACTTCCACGGCGACACCGGGCAGGGCCTCGGCGCCTCGCACCAGACGGGGTGGACGGCGCTCGTGGCGCACCTGATCGTGACGCGGCGGCACTGA
- the sufU gene encoding Fe-S cluster assembly sulfur transfer protein SufU — MASRELESMYQQVILDHAKQKHGFGLREGATGSSHQINPTCGDEVTLQVHRDAAGRVASISWEGQGCSISTASASVLNDLVVDLSDDDAGARIDAFRELMQSKGAIEGDEELLGDAVALGGVSRYVTRIKCAMLPWVAFEQALLGR, encoded by the coding sequence ATGGCGTCGCGCGAGCTGGAGTCGATGTACCAGCAGGTCATCCTCGACCACGCAAAACAGAAGCACGGGTTCGGGCTGCGGGAAGGTGCGACCGGCTCGTCGCACCAGATCAACCCGACCTGCGGCGACGAGGTCACCCTGCAGGTGCACCGCGATGCCGCCGGACGGGTGGCGTCGATCAGCTGGGAGGGGCAGGGGTGCTCCATCTCGACGGCCTCGGCGTCGGTGCTGAACGACCTCGTCGTCGACCTCAGCGACGACGACGCGGGGGCGCGCATCGACGCGTTCCGCGAGCTCATGCAGTCGAAGGGTGCGATCGAGGGCGACGAGGAGCTGCTCGGCGACGCGGTCGCCCTCGGTGGGGTGTCGCGCTACGTCACCCGCATCAAGTGCGCGATGCTTCCCTGGGTCGCGTTCGAGCAGGCCCTCCTCGGTCGCTGA
- a CDS encoding SufS family cysteine desulfurase, producing the protein MPDTATAPPLDDRAAELLRADFPILSRTVNGHPLVYLDSGATSQKPQSVIDVERAYYETTNAAVHRGAHTLAGEATELFEDARATVAAFVGARPEEIVWTSNATEGLNLIAYGMSNATLGRGGEAARRFRLGEGDEIVVTELEHHANLVPWQELAFRTGATLRVIGLTDDGRLDLGQAAELIGERTRVVAFAHVSNVLGTVNPVAELVALAHGVGALVVLDACQSAPHMPLDLGALDVDFAVFSGHKMLAPTGIGVLYGKQELLDALPPFLTGGSMITTVGLTESEFLPAPLRFEAGTQRVSQAIALAEAVRYLEGVGLDRIHAWESELGLRLHRGLSAIEGVRVLGPAPDARGGVERVGLASFVVEGVHAHDVGQFLDDRGIAVRVGHHCAQPAHRRYGVTATTRASAYLYNTTADVDAAVAAVADSREFFGLA; encoded by the coding sequence CTGCCCGACACCGCGACAGCGCCGCCCCTCGACGACCGGGCTGCCGAGCTGCTGCGCGCCGACTTCCCGATCCTCTCGCGCACGGTGAACGGGCATCCGCTCGTCTACCTCGACTCGGGGGCCACCTCGCAGAAGCCGCAGAGCGTCATCGACGTGGAGCGCGCCTACTACGAGACCACCAACGCGGCGGTGCACCGCGGCGCGCACACCCTCGCCGGCGAGGCCACCGAGCTGTTCGAAGACGCCAGGGCCACCGTCGCCGCGTTCGTCGGGGCGCGGCCGGAGGAGATCGTGTGGACCTCGAACGCCACCGAGGGCCTCAACCTCATCGCCTACGGCATGTCGAACGCCACCCTCGGCCGCGGCGGCGAGGCCGCGCGGCGGTTCCGTCTCGGGGAGGGCGACGAGATCGTCGTCACCGAGCTCGAGCACCACGCGAACCTCGTGCCCTGGCAGGAGCTCGCCTTCCGCACCGGGGCCACCTTGCGCGTGATCGGGCTCACCGACGACGGGCGGCTCGACCTCGGGCAGGCGGCCGAGCTGATCGGCGAACGCACCCGCGTGGTGGCCTTCGCCCACGTCTCGAACGTGCTGGGCACCGTCAACCCGGTGGCCGAGCTCGTCGCCCTGGCCCACGGCGTCGGTGCGCTCGTCGTGCTCGACGCCTGCCAGTCGGCGCCGCACATGCCGCTCGACCTGGGCGCCCTCGACGTCGACTTCGCCGTGTTCTCGGGCCACAAGATGCTCGCGCCCACCGGCATCGGCGTGCTCTACGGCAAGCAGGAGCTGCTCGACGCGCTGCCCCCCTTCCTCACGGGCGGCTCGATGATCACCACGGTCGGGCTCACCGAGTCGGAGTTCCTCCCCGCCCCGCTGCGCTTCGAGGCCGGCACCCAGCGCGTGTCGCAGGCGATCGCGCTGGCCGAAGCCGTGCGCTACCTCGAGGGGGTGGGGCTCGACCGCATCCACGCGTGGGAGAGCGAGCTCGGGCTGCGGCTGCACCGGGGACTCTCGGCGATCGAGGGCGTACGAGTGCTCGGGCCGGCACCGGATGCGCGGGGCGGAGTCGAGCGGGTCGGTCTCGCGAGCTTCGTGGTCGAGGGGGTGCACGCGCACGACGTGGGGCAGTTCCTCGACGACCGCGGCATCGCCGTGCGCGTCGGGCACCACTGCGCGCAGCCGGCCCACCGCCGCTACGGGGTGACGGCCACCACGCGGGCCTCCGCCTATCTCTACAACACGACAGCCGATGTCGACGCCGCGGTCGCCGCGGTCGCCGACTCGCGCGAGTTCTTCGGGCTGGCGTGA
- a CDS encoding DUF4287 domain-containing protein, producing MSFQAYLDTIREKTGKGPDDFRALAAERGLAGPGVKAGDVVAWLADDFGLGRGHAMAIYSILKNDASPRPAAEDRVAKQFAGAKAVWQPTFDAIVAHARSLGDDVGLAPTDSYVSLVRDGRKFAVVAATAKRLDLGLKLKNDDPGERFEPSGSWNAMVTHRARLDDPAQLDAELLRWIDRAYAEA from the coding sequence GTGAGCTTCCAGGCGTATCTCGACACCATCAGGGAGAAGACCGGCAAGGGCCCCGACGACTTCCGGGCCCTCGCGGCCGAGCGCGGGCTCGCCGGCCCCGGGGTGAAGGCGGGCGACGTCGTGGCGTGGCTCGCCGACGACTTCGGGCTCGGGCGCGGGCACGCGATGGCGATCTACTCGATCCTCAAGAACGACGCGTCGCCCCGGCCCGCCGCCGAAGACCGGGTCGCGAAGCAGTTCGCCGGAGCGAAGGCGGTCTGGCAGCCCACCTTCGACGCGATCGTCGCCCACGCCCGGTCGCTCGGCGACGACGTGGGTCTCGCCCCCACCGACAGCTACGTGAGTCTCGTGCGCGACGGCCGCAAGTTCGCCGTGGTGGCCGCGACGGCGAAGCGGCTCGACCTCGGGCTGAAGCTCAAGAACGACGACCCGGGGGAGCGCTTCGAGCCCTCGGGGAGCTGGAACGCGATGGTCACCCACCGCGCCCGCCTCGACGACCCGGCACAGCTCGACGCCGAGCTTCTGCGCTGGATCGACAGGGCCTACGCCGAGGCGTGA
- a CDS encoding YbjQ family protein, giving the protein MLIVTTNDVPGHRITQVFGEVFGLTVRSRHIGSNIGASFKALAGGELKGITELLHETRQEALSRLEAEAQQKGGNAVVAFRFETNDYADTGGVEVCAYGTAVTIEQL; this is encoded by the coding sequence ATGCTGATCGTGACGACCAACGACGTTCCCGGCCACCGCATCACCCAGGTCTTCGGGGAGGTGTTCGGCCTCACGGTGCGCTCGCGGCACATCGGCTCGAACATCGGCGCCTCGTTCAAGGCGCTGGCGGGTGGTGAGCTCAAGGGCATCACCGAGCTGCTGCACGAGACCAGGCAGGAGGCGCTGTCGCGCCTCGAGGCGGAGGCGCAGCAGAAGGGTGGCAACGCGGTGGTCGCGTTCCGCTTCGAGACCAACGACTACGCCGACACCGGCGGGGTCGAGGTGTGCGCCTACGGCACCGCCGTCACCATCGAGCAGCTCTGA
- a CDS encoding AraC family transcriptional regulator, giving the protein MDSVSPLREVRDLSSTSPDVVYREARRLMSDHRMYLPGRVRTMRASIRAARLERSALLSFEYGLATEICSAPLEGYSTVHVPVAGRLLVEHEGAWHPVGTDAAAVFSHGSPVRMRWSSDLRLVVARIDQEALLDRLGGMVRLGRDPLVFSPFLARSGAGGSVSGAVLAMTGALEGCGAGGLNPALVGRLEELLISGLLLGHHHSYSAALSAPVAAPSPRLVARAVEHLEADLAAPISSAQLAAAVGVSERTLYDAFRRAVGTSPQRHLRELRLDRARQALVDGSCDSVAQAAHAVGLHHLGRFAALYRQRFGESPHETLRGSPRW; this is encoded by the coding sequence GTGGATTCCGTCAGCCCCTTGCGCGAGGTGCGAGACCTCAGCTCGACGAGCCCCGACGTCGTCTATCGCGAGGCGCGCCGGCTGATGAGCGACCATCGCATGTATCTGCCCGGGCGGGTGCGCACGATGCGGGCGAGCATCCGTGCGGCCCGGCTCGAGCGCTCGGCTCTGCTGTCGTTCGAGTACGGCCTCGCCACCGAGATCTGCTCGGCTCCGCTCGAGGGGTACTCCACGGTGCACGTGCCCGTGGCGGGGCGACTGCTGGTGGAGCACGAGGGCGCCTGGCACCCGGTGGGAACGGATGCGGCAGCCGTCTTCTCGCACGGCAGCCCGGTGCGCATGAGGTGGTCGAGCGATCTGCGGCTCGTGGTCGCGCGCATCGACCAGGAGGCGCTGCTCGACCGCCTCGGAGGCATGGTGCGGCTCGGCCGTGATCCGCTCGTCTTCTCGCCCTTCCTCGCGCGATCGGGCGCCGGGGGCAGCGTGTCGGGAGCCGTGCTCGCGATGACGGGAGCGCTCGAGGGCTGCGGGGCGGGTGGCCTGAACCCGGCGCTCGTCGGCCGGCTGGAGGAGCTCCTCATCTCGGGTCTGCTGCTCGGCCACCACCACAGCTACAGCGCGGCCCTCTCCGCCCCGGTCGCCGCCCCCTCACCCCGTCTGGTCGCACGCGCGGTCGAGCATCTCGAGGCGGATCTAGCGGCGCCGATCTCCTCCGCCCAGCTGGCCGCCGCCGTCGGGGTCTCGGAGCGCACGCTCTACGACGCCTTCCGCCGCGCGGTCGGCACCTCACCCCAGCGCCACCTCCGCGAGCTGCGGCTCGACCGCGCCCGTCAGGCGCTCGTCGACGGGAGCTGTGACTCCGTGGCGCAGGCGGCGCACGCGGTGGGCCTGCACCATCTCGGCCGGTTCGCCGCCTTGTACCGTCAGCGGTTCGGGGAGAGCCCGCACGAGACGCTGCGGGGTTCACCGCGATGGTGA
- a CDS encoding acyl-CoA dehydrogenase family protein produces the protein MTITDTLEGTTVLDAVDAARETLRANGLRGESERRVPQESIDLLERAGVYRISTPREYGGLELPLTDQVKVLSAVARGDLSTAWVSSLHSVGTYFVAHYPDEAQREVFTTPDVRVASIFSPGGRLTPVDGGYLLSGRWPFNTGCRSASWDTLAAVLDDGSDGPPTMLLALLPMTELTIEDDWDPSGLAGTGSNAVTADAVFIPSYRVLPLMEALGGLNLSETTKHSPLYRAAFFPFVLVNSMGAPVGAAEGALDAFLDRLPGRKITYTSWVQAEAPMTHIDVSDAASTTKAAALLRDDLAERVMSAAIDGRDLDVSARAAVRGEASQVVKLCRQAVRTLFDISSASAIQRTVDIQRIHRDLDALSLHGALALKTNFEVHGRVLTGQEPATPFL, from the coding sequence ATGACGATCACCGACACCCTCGAGGGCACGACCGTGCTCGACGCCGTGGATGCGGCGCGGGAGACCCTGCGCGCGAACGGCCTCCGCGGCGAGAGCGAGCGCCGCGTGCCGCAGGAGTCGATCGACCTGCTCGAGCGCGCGGGCGTCTACCGCATCAGCACCCCGCGGGAGTACGGCGGGCTTGAGCTGCCGCTCACCGATCAGGTGAAGGTGCTCTCGGCGGTCGCCCGGGGCGACCTCTCCACCGCGTGGGTGAGCTCGCTGCACAGCGTCGGCACGTACTTCGTGGCGCACTACCCCGACGAGGCGCAGCGCGAGGTGTTCACCACGCCCGATGTGAGGGTCGCCAGCATCTTCAGCCCGGGCGGAAGGCTCACACCGGTCGACGGCGGCTACCTGCTGAGCGGGCGCTGGCCGTTCAACACCGGGTGCCGTTCGGCCAGCTGGGACACCCTCGCGGCCGTGCTCGACGACGGCAGCGACGGGCCTCCCACGATGCTGCTCGCGCTGCTGCCCATGACCGAGCTCACCATCGAGGACGACTGGGACCCGTCGGGCCTCGCCGGCACCGGCAGCAACGCCGTCACCGCCGACGCCGTGTTCATCCCCTCCTACCGGGTGCTGCCGCTCATGGAGGCGCTCGGCGGGCTCAACCTCTCCGAGACCACGAAGCACTCCCCGCTCTACCGCGCCGCGTTCTTCCCCTTCGTGCTGGTCAACAGCATGGGCGCACCGGTGGGGGCCGCGGAGGGAGCCCTCGACGCCTTCCTCGACCGCCTGCCCGGCCGGAAGATCACCTACACCTCGTGGGTGCAGGCCGAGGCGCCGATGACCCACATCGACGTCTCCGACGCCGCGAGCACCACGAAGGCCGCCGCCCTGCTCCGCGACGACCTCGCCGAGCGGGTGATGTCGGCGGCGATCGACGGGCGCGACCTCGACGTCTCCGCCCGGGCCGCGGTGCGCGGCGAGGCCTCGCAGGTGGTGAAGCTGTGCCGGCAGGCGGTGCGCACCCTGTTCGACATCAGCAGCGCGTCGGCGATCCAGCGTACGGTCGACATCCAGCGCATCCATCGCGATCTCGATGCGCTGTCGTTGCACGGCGCGCTCGCGCTGAAGACGAACTTCGAGGTGCACGGGCGGGTGCTCACGGGGCAGGAGCCGGCGACCCCGTTCTTGTAG
- a CDS encoding Na+/H+ antiporter NhaA: MGLIRSERAAAVLLLLAAAGGLIAANSPLGAGLFELQDAHLAIPGTPLDLSVGHWISDGLLAVFFFVVAVELKHELTAGQLNSVSKALRPAIAALGGVLVPALVYLAITAGSGYEGGWPIPTATDIAFALGVLAVFGKGLPTRVRVFILALAILDDIVAILIIAVFFTADPSIPMLIAAVVGVVVFGALSRLLHTRMRALVIVAMVVVAVTVWALVSLSGVHATIAGVALGLAMLRGPGLRVRHALEPATNGFILPLFAFSAALVPLPQVGLSGLAAPFWGILVALPVGKLVGIAVAGRLAVAVGPRDPASRLPMTELLAAGALGGVGFTVSLLMNELAFAGSPEVADEGTLAVLLGSSVSIVVSAVLVSLLAARYRRQRALAVSTPS; the protein is encoded by the coding sequence ATGGGCCTCATCCGTTCCGAGCGCGCCGCCGCCGTGCTCCTGCTCCTCGCCGCCGCCGGCGGCCTGATCGCCGCGAACAGCCCCCTCGGTGCGGGCCTGTTCGAGCTTCAGGATGCACACCTCGCCATCCCGGGCACCCCGCTCGACCTGTCGGTGGGCCACTGGATCAGCGACGGCCTCCTCGCCGTGTTCTTCTTCGTGGTGGCCGTCGAGCTGAAGCACGAGCTCACCGCGGGGCAGCTCAACTCCGTGTCGAAGGCGCTCCGCCCCGCGATCGCCGCGCTCGGCGGGGTGCTCGTGCCCGCGCTGGTCTACCTCGCCATCACCGCGGGTTCGGGCTACGAGGGCGGCTGGCCCATCCCCACGGCCACCGACATCGCCTTCGCCCTCGGCGTGCTCGCCGTCTTCGGCAAGGGCCTGCCCACCCGGGTGCGCGTGTTCATCCTGGCGCTCGCCATCCTCGACGACATCGTCGCCATCCTCATCATCGCGGTGTTCTTCACGGCCGACCCGAGCATCCCGATGCTCATCGCCGCCGTCGTGGGCGTCGTGGTGTTCGGGGCGCTGAGCCGCTTGCTGCACACCCGGATGCGCGCCCTCGTCATCGTCGCGATGGTCGTCGTCGCCGTGACGGTCTGGGCCCTGGTCTCCCTCTCGGGCGTGCACGCGACCATCGCCGGTGTGGCACTCGGCCTCGCCATGCTGCGCGGGCCCGGGCTGCGGGTGCGGCACGCGCTGGAACCCGCCACGAACGGCTTCATCCTGCCGCTGTTCGCCTTCTCGGCGGCGCTCGTGCCGTTGCCGCAGGTGGGGCTGTCGGGTCTCGCCGCGCCGTTCTGGGGCATCCTCGTCGCCCTGCCGGTGGGCAAGCTCGTCGGCATCGCCGTCGCCGGTCGCCTCGCCGTCGCGGTCGGGCCGCGCGATCCGGCCTCGCGGTTGCCGATGACCGAGCTGCTCGCCGCGGGAGCTCTCGGCGGGGTCGGCTTCACCGTCTCGCTCCTCATGAACGAGCTCGCGTTCGCGGGGTCGCCCGAGGTCGCCGACGAGGGCACGCTGGCGGTGCTGCTCGGCTCGAGCGTCTCCATCGTCGTGTCGGCGGTGCTCGTGTCGCTCCTGGCCGCCCGCTACCGGCGGCAGCGGGCCCTGGCGGTGTCGACGCCGTCGTAA